The following are from one region of the Rosettibacter firmus genome:
- a CDS encoding YhcH/YjgK/YiaL family protein, with protein MIYDQLKNAHLYFNLGNRIQKAFEYLLNTDFTNLDAGKYEIDGDNIYAVIQNYDTKPITAGKWEAHKKYIDIQYIVSGKEKMGYSNSIKMIVTEEYNQEKDVMFLKGNGNFLIAEEGYFALFFPSDVHMPGIAVNLSTPVKKVVVKVKVEDNNN; from the coding sequence ATGATTTATGATCAACTAAAAAATGCTCATCTTTATTTTAATCTTGGAAATAGAATTCAAAAGGCTTTTGAATATTTATTAAATACAGATTTCACAAATTTAGATGCTGGCAAATATGAAATTGATGGAGATAATATCTATGCTGTAATTCAGAATTATGATACAAAACCCATTACTGCTGGTAAATGGGAAGCTCATAAAAAATATATTGACATTCAATACATAGTTTCTGGTAAAGAAAAAATGGGCTATTCCAATTCCATTAAAATGATCGTTACAGAAGAATATAATCAGGAAAAAGATGTAATGTTCTTAAAAGGGAACGGAAATTTTTTAATTGCAGAAGAAGGATATTTTGCTTTATTCTTTCCTTCCGATGTTCATATGCCTGGTATTGCAGTCAATTTATCTACACCTGTTAAAAAAGTAGTGGTGAAAGTAAAAGTAGAAGATAATAATAATTAA
- a CDS encoding ABC transporter ATP-binding protein, with protein MINYSLHIEHLVKYFGRRLVFNEINESFKAGNIYGVAGPNGSGKSTFVKIIANLISPTRGRVIHKIDDRIIVNEQLHNYIGFVSPYLFLYDEFTAEENLIHFSKIRGIPFHKDYADYLLSEFNLYDRKNDLVKGYSSGMKQRLKFIFALLHKPPLIILDEPTSNLDNFGKDKVYEIILKEGKENLVLIASNEEADLNLCSYVINLEEYKNNR; from the coding sequence ATGATTAATTATTCTTTACATATCGAGCATCTTGTTAAATATTTTGGTAGAAGATTAGTCTTTAATGAGATAAATGAATCATTCAAGGCTGGAAATATTTATGGAGTGGCTGGACCCAATGGCTCTGGTAAATCTACATTTGTAAAAATAATTGCAAATTTAATTTCGCCAACACGAGGTAGAGTTATTCATAAAATAGATGATAGAATAATTGTTAATGAGCAGCTCCACAATTATATTGGTTTTGTTTCTCCATATCTTTTTCTTTATGATGAATTTACAGCCGAAGAAAATTTGATTCACTTTTCTAAAATTCGTGGAATCCCTTTTCATAAAGATTATGCAGATTATTTATTATCGGAGTTCAATTTGTATGATAGAAAAAATGATCTGGTAAAAGGATATTCATCTGGAATGAAACAAAGATTGAAATTCATTTTTGCTCTATTACATAAACCACCATTAATAATTCTTGATGAACCTACATCCAATCTCGATAATTTTGGTAAAGATAAAGTATATGAAATAATTTTAAAAGAAGGTAAAGAAAATCTTGTGCTAATTGCTTCAAATGAAGAAGCGGATCTTAATTTATGTAGTTATGTTATAAATCTGGAAGAATATAAAAATAACAGATGA
- a CDS encoding MXAN_6640 family putative metalloprotease, with protein MKKIILLLNLLLLNVGLLAQNLDSLFYEFLRIKGIESDRRYVTTISDSNYIKCGFGIVSSVRLNYDKFTPKQKIILSQFFTRPTTDASFVTRSGLFRIHFNKAGIHSPKYDLNELARAIDSAYNYEVNILKYPPPPKDFGEGGDDKYDIYIQNLTGGLYGYTENETEIGNRIYTSYIVIDNDFSDTYTKGIDGAKVSVAHELHHAIQIGNYILRNEDQFFHELTSTAMEEFVFDSINDYYSYMPSFFNNPQRAFAYNDGYNLAIWDIFLKERFGFDIIKRSWELFRNERALNAMADAISEYGSSFKNEFALFGQWIFFTNYRTVPNKYFEEAENYPLIKPSLIMEFIQPTTTVEINSEPVSSNYLVFINNSEAVPDTFVAIIANTDITQGVDSPGSKLNLKYILSNQNFKGEKKIIDNYYSKIECDNPFLLTESNILNNRLINEGQISTTDIAYAFPQPFMYSKDDFIYFPAERTKSGYAELYVYSVNMDLIYSGEHKIFSSDKTVIKWNALNNDMKKLASGIYFYFVKSGDILNKGKFVVIND; from the coding sequence ATGAAAAAAATAATTTTACTTCTAAACTTATTACTCTTAAATGTAGGCTTATTGGCTCAAAATCTTGATTCTCTTTTTTATGAATTTTTAAGAATAAAGGGAATCGAATCCGATAGGAGATATGTAACAACAATTTCTGATAGCAATTATATTAAATGTGGCTTCGGGATTGTAAGTTCTGTCCGATTAAATTATGATAAATTTACACCAAAGCAAAAAATTATTCTATCACAATTTTTTACTCGTCCAACTACAGACGCAAGTTTTGTTACACGTTCAGGTTTATTCAGAATTCATTTTAATAAGGCTGGAATTCATTCCCCTAAATATGATTTAAATGAGTTGGCAAGAGCAATCGACTCAGCATATAATTATGAAGTAAATATCTTAAAATATCCACCTCCACCAAAAGATTTTGGTGAAGGGGGAGATGATAAATATGATATTTATATTCAAAATCTTACTGGTGGTTTATATGGCTACACAGAAAATGAGACAGAAATTGGAAATAGAATTTATACAAGTTATATAGTTATTGATAATGATTTTTCAGATACATATACAAAAGGTATTGATGGAGCTAAAGTTTCTGTAGCTCACGAACTACATCACGCAATTCAAATTGGGAATTATATTTTAAGAAATGAAGATCAATTTTTCCACGAATTGACTTCAACAGCAATGGAAGAATTTGTTTTCGATAGTATTAATGATTATTACTCTTATATGCCATCGTTTTTTAATAATCCACAACGTGCTTTTGCTTATAATGATGGATATAATCTTGCAATCTGGGATATCTTTTTGAAAGAAAGATTCGGTTTCGATATCATAAAAAGGAGCTGGGAATTATTCAGAAATGAAAGAGCTCTAAATGCAATGGCTGATGCAATATCTGAGTACGGTTCATCTTTTAAAAATGAATTTGCATTATTTGGTCAATGGATTTTCTTTACAAATTATCGTACAGTTCCAAATAAATATTTTGAAGAAGCAGAAAATTATCCTTTAATTAAGCCTTCTCTAATTATGGAATTTATACAACCAACCACAACAGTTGAAATAAATTCTGAACCTGTTTCATCAAATTATCTTGTCTTTATTAATAATTCAGAAGCTGTTCCTGATACTTTTGTAGCAATAATTGCAAACACAGATATTACACAGGGAGTAGATAGTCCGGGCAGCAAACTTAATCTAAAGTACATTTTGTCGAATCAAAATTTTAAAGGAGAGAAAAAAATCATAGATAATTATTATTCAAAAATAGAATGTGATAACCCTTTTCTATTGACAGAATCAAATATTTTAAATAATAGATTGATTAATGAAGGACAAATTAGTACAACTGATATTGCTTATGCTTTCCCTCAGCCTTTTATGTATTCTAAAGATGATTTTATTTATTTCCCTGCAGAAAGGACAAAATCTGGCTATGCAGAATTGTATGTTTATTCAGTTAATATGGATTTAATTTATTCAGGTGAGCATAAAATTTTTTCTTCTGATAAAACTGTCATTAAATGGAATGCACTAAATAATGATATGAAAAAATTAGCATCAGGTATATATTTCTATTTTGTTAAATCTGGTGACATTCTTAATAAAGGAAAATTTGTAGTAATTAATGATTAA
- a CDS encoding FG-GAP repeat domain-containing protein encodes MLSNIILVLLSLSVSIYAQIPLNGFCRFREFSTKINSSKIFGVDINNDGWRDIVSLPADRKNYNIQFWSKEKFSNPVEKNINFFLYDLKLKNPQSKETKRFVFLSRKDRLFGLLSFSSSGNINIISKTKLNGFASNFDLSDIDNDGSSETLVSGTGFEGLSIFYDYKKTLLEKKILTGRIFSYASFIDLDYDSYTDIVAVDLFTNSFVFLYNNGVGDFKQNRVLKVSENIEQLKVADVNSDGFNDLIYVYNNKFVIYKGDSVSSFIKKEILNCPSKPDKYYIFDFNADGYNDIAFINKSEGSLYITFAKNTESFYEPVLYLKRNEIIDFDAYVDRGGRKLVVLDTSGKVYLIDKAFSLGDGLSITLQSKPTVLGIFNYMYETMQGLYFVDEESTTLNILLGRRDYYVEKYYRYPLSYNPQKIIVEETKKEQITFYCYSNSLIEILSVNFENNKLSRRILYAKGSILELKVSNNRLTNTQIIYIISKKNNKLFFESYEFRDFRYVNTDFVEISGNIESATLSFNLGKEIYYSSRFNNVLYLNKIQINNTVENPVNLTTLSLDDVKNYSTEVKSISSQNEKDKPIFVILGHTSYSELIVLHKGHLKTINFENYFIAKNYIRFYESNNYGNLFLYDNQRGKIKKVVFDKNYLNYRTGDIFDSKTINDYFIQQIKNKQELIVYTDSSDNLIKFNYVR; translated from the coding sequence ATGCTCAGTAATATTATCTTAGTACTTCTTTCCCTGTCAGTTAGTATTTATGCTCAAATTCCATTGAATGGTTTTTGTAGATTTCGTGAATTTTCTACAAAAATCAATTCATCAAAAATTTTTGGTGTAGATATTAATAATGATGGCTGGAGAGACATTGTTTCTTTACCAGCAGATAGAAAAAATTATAACATACAATTTTGGAGTAAAGAAAAATTCTCGAACCCTGTTGAAAAAAATATCAATTTCTTCCTTTATGATCTGAAATTAAAAAACCCACAGTCAAAAGAAACTAAAAGATTTGTATTCCTTTCAAGAAAGGATAGACTTTTTGGTTTACTATCATTCTCATCTTCTGGTAACATAAATATAATATCAAAAACCAAGCTGAACGGATTTGCTTCTAATTTCGATTTGAGTGATATTGATAATGATGGCAGTAGTGAAACTTTAGTATCTGGAACTGGATTTGAAGGCTTATCAATTTTTTATGATTATAAAAAAACATTATTAGAAAAAAAGATATTAACTGGACGCATCTTTTCCTATGCATCATTTATCGATCTGGATTATGATAGTTACACTGATATTGTAGCAGTTGACTTATTTACAAACTCATTTGTATTTCTTTATAATAATGGAGTTGGAGATTTCAAGCAAAATCGAGTTCTAAAGGTGAGTGAAAATATTGAGCAATTAAAAGTTGCAGATGTTAACTCTGATGGATTTAACGATTTAATTTATGTTTATAATAATAAGTTTGTAATTTATAAAGGTGATTCTGTCTCTTCATTTATAAAAAAAGAAATTTTAAACTGTCCTTCAAAACCAGATAAATATTATATATTTGATTTTAATGCAGATGGTTACAACGATATCGCTTTTATTAATAAAAGCGAAGGAAGTCTCTACATTACATTTGCCAAGAATACCGAATCTTTTTATGAGCCAGTTTTATATTTGAAAAGAAATGAAATTATTGATTTCGATGCCTATGTTGATAGAGGCGGAAGAAAGCTTGTTGTTTTAGATACATCAGGAAAAGTTTATTTAATTGACAAAGCTTTTTCATTGGGAGATGGATTATCCATAACTCTTCAATCAAAACCTACTGTGCTCGGAATTTTTAATTATATGTATGAAACAATGCAGGGACTTTATTTTGTAGACGAAGAAAGTACTACTTTAAATATTTTACTTGGAAGAAGAGATTATTATGTCGAAAAATATTATAGATATCCACTTTCATATAATCCTCAAAAAATAATTGTTGAAGAAACAAAAAAAGAACAAATAACATTTTATTGTTATTCAAATTCTTTAATAGAAATACTTAGTGTTAATTTTGAAAATAATAAATTATCAAGAAGAATTTTGTATGCTAAAGGTTCAATACTGGAATTAAAAGTTTCTAATAATAGATTAACAAATACACAAATAATTTACATTATAAGTAAGAAGAATAATAAATTATTTTTTGAGTCATATGAATTTAGAGATTTTAGATATGTTAATACGGATTTTGTTGAGATTTCTGGGAATATTGAATCGGCTACACTTTCTTTTAACTTAGGTAAAGAAATTTATTACTCGTCAAGATTTAATAATGTTCTATATCTTAATAAAATTCAAATTAATAATACTGTAGAAAATCCAGTTAATCTTACTACTTTAAGTTTAGATGACGTAAAAAATTATTCAACAGAAGTAAAGAGTATTAGTAGCCAAAATGAAAAAGATAAACCTATTTTTGTAATACTTGGTCATACTAGTTATTCAGAATTAATTGTTTTGCATAAAGGTCATTTAAAAACAATAAATTTCGAGAATTATTTTATAGCAAAAAATTATATTCGATTTTATGAATCAAATAACTATGGTAATTTATTTTTGTACGATAATCAGAGAGGGAAAATCAAAAAAGTAGTATTTGATAAAAATTATCTTAATTACAGAACGGGAGATATTTTTGATTCTAAAACAATCAATGATTATTTTATTCAACAAATTAAAAACAAGCAAGAATTAATAGTTTATACAGATTCTTCTGATAATCTTATCAAATTTAATTATGTGCGATAA
- a CDS encoding acyl-CoA thioesterase, translating into MSLQQRKSKRVQDSIVTMTELVLPNHTNQLGKLLGGQLMQWIDICAALSASKHSQRVCVTASVDRIDFHHPIKVGDVVTITAWVNRAFRTSMEVEVNVYAESHIEGTRIHTNSAFLTFVSVDENGKPVETFEIIPETEDEKRRFEEALQRRQKRLNAQ; encoded by the coding sequence ATGAGCTTACAACAGAGAAAAAGTAAAAGAGTACAGGATTCAATAGTTACAATGACAGAGCTTGTATTGCCCAATCATACAAACCAGCTCGGGAAATTATTGGGTGGTCAATTGATGCAATGGATTGATATTTGTGCTGCTCTGTCTGCTTCCAAACATTCTCAAAGGGTTTGTGTTACTGCATCTGTAGATAGAATTGATTTTCATCATCCAATAAAAGTGGGAGATGTAGTTACTATTACCGCTTGGGTTAATCGTGCATTTAGAACATCAATGGAAGTTGAAGTTAATGTTTATGCAGAATCTCATATAGAGGGTACAAGAATTCATACAAATTCTGCATTTTTGACTTTTGTTAGCGTAGATGAAAATGGCAAACCAGTAGAAACTTTTGAAATAATTCCTGAAACAGAGGATGAGAAACGAAGATTTGAAGAGGCATTGCAGAGGAGACAAAAAAGACTTAATGCTCAGTAA
- a CDS encoding outer membrane protein assembly factor BamD codes for MIRNVLTYFILLIFLVACSGSIDTSKLTPEEYFKYAMELYNKEDYQQAAIEFQNILMQFPGSTVNDDAQYYLGMTYFNEEQYLLAAYEFSKLIQNYATSPFVPDAQFMLAESYYKLSPPYQLDQSYTKKAIEEFQAFIDIFPSNPKVEEAERKIKELNDKLARKEYQSALIYEKMEYDKAAMKYYDYVVETYHDTKYAPLALYNKIKIEVRKGMINEALADINLFLSRYPNDDNANEIRNLEIELINKHNELTTEKK; via the coding sequence TTGATAAGAAATGTTTTGACTTATTTTATTCTTCTAATTTTTTTAGTTGCTTGTTCAGGATCTATTGATACTTCCAAACTAACACCAGAAGAATATTTTAAATATGCAATGGAACTTTATAACAAAGAAGATTATCAGCAAGCTGCAATAGAGTTTCAAAATATTTTAATGCAGTTTCCCGGCAGTACAGTTAATGACGATGCTCAATATTATCTTGGTATGACTTATTTTAATGAAGAACAATATTTGTTGGCTGCTTATGAATTCAGTAAATTAATTCAAAATTATGCAACAAGTCCTTTTGTACCGGATGCTCAATTTATGTTAGCTGAATCGTATTATAAATTATCTCCACCATATCAGCTCGACCAATCTTATACAAAAAAAGCAATTGAAGAATTTCAGGCTTTTATCGATATTTTTCCATCAAATCCAAAAGTTGAAGAAGCCGAAAGAAAAATCAAAGAATTAAATGATAAATTAGCTCGTAAAGAATATCAGAGTGCACTTATTTATGAAAAAATGGAATATGATAAAGCAGCAATGAAATACTATGATTATGTTGTTGAAACTTATCACGATACTAAATATGCACCACTTGCTTTGTATAATAAAATTAAAATTGAAGTAAGAAAAGGAATGATTAACGAAGCTTTGGCGGATATAAATCTTTTTTTGAGCAGATATCCCAACGATGACAATGCAAATGAAATTAGAAATCTTGAAATAGAATTAATTAACAAACATAATGAGCTTACAACAGAGAAAAAGTAA
- the htpX gene encoding zinc metalloprotease HtpX yields the protein MNSVKTVILMTTMMVLFILIGNLIGGQSGMMIAFIFSLAINFGSYWFSDKIVLAMYRAQEVTRKEFPELFNIVEKLSMKANLPMPRVYIIDNPTPNAFATGRNPQNSAVAVTTGIMRILNSDELEGVIAHELSHIKNRDILVSTIAATLAGTITFIARMAGWAAMFGGGHRDDRDNGNIFYELALIILAPIAAMLIQLAISRSREFMADESGALISGKPLGLASALNKLSKANETLPMHNANEASAHMFIVNPLSGKSLLKLFSTHPPIEERIERLQEIAKGRR from the coding sequence ATGAATAGTGTAAAAACTGTAATATTAATGACCACAATGATGGTTTTATTCATTCTGATAGGAAATTTAATTGGTGGTCAATCTGGAATGATGATAGCTTTTATATTTTCACTCGCAATAAATTTTGGTTCTTACTGGTTTTCTGATAAAATTGTTCTTGCAATGTATAGAGCTCAAGAAGTTACAAGAAAAGAATTTCCTGAACTTTTTAATATTGTAGAAAAACTATCAATGAAAGCAAATTTACCAATGCCAAGAGTTTATATTATAGACAATCCTACACCAAATGCGTTTGCAACCGGTCGAAATCCACAAAATAGTGCCGTTGCAGTTACAACTGGTATTATGAGAATTCTTAATAGTGATGAACTTGAAGGAGTAATTGCTCACGAACTTTCACACATCAAAAATAGAGATATTTTGGTAAGTACAATTGCTGCTACACTGGCTGGAACTATAACATTCATTGCACGAATGGCAGGTTGGGCTGCAATGTTTGGTGGTGGACACAGAGATGATAGAGATAATGGAAATATATTTTATGAATTAGCATTAATTATTTTAGCTCCAATAGCAGCAATGTTAATTCAACTTGCAATATCTCGATCTCGAGAATTTATGGCAGATGAAAGTGGAGCACTTATTTCTGGTAAACCACTTGGATTGGCTTCTGCTTTAAATAAATTATCAAAGGCAAACGAAACTCTTCCAATGCATAATGCTAACGAAGCTTCGGCTCATATGTTCATTGTAAATCCTTTGAGTGGAAAATCTTTATTAAAATTATTTTCGACACACCCGCCAATTGAAGAAAGAATTGAAAGATTACAGGAAATAGCAAAAGGTCGAAGATAA
- the porQ gene encoding type IX secretion system protein PorQ: MIKTKIILIFLLATGISFSQSIYKFLELDLSPRAASLAGSFVANNDDPNVIFYNPAGINLIEDKQISFSFLKHLIDINAAALVFSKEYENIGKFTASIKYINYGDFTKADPSGLKTGHFSASDLALGIGYANKLDYNFYYGINFKFIYSGIENYSSTGAAFDLGLHYEIPDKLWNFGFSILNLGSQIKSYANIKEDLPLDIRLGFSKQLERVPIRFYWSFNNLNEKQNSFFSRFSQITFGSEIKLGQSFKLRIGYDSEKRKELKIGTTAGLAGFNLGFGFNVSSYIIDYAYSSMGSIGSLHRFGISTKL, translated from the coding sequence ATGATTAAAACAAAAATAATATTAATATTTCTATTAGCAACAGGGATTTCTTTTTCTCAATCTATATATAAATTTTTAGAATTGGATTTAAGTCCACGTGCTGCCTCACTTGCTGGTAGCTTTGTTGCAAACAATGACGATCCCAATGTAATTTTTTATAATCCAGCCGGAATAAATTTAATTGAAGATAAACAAATTTCATTTTCTTTTTTAAAACACTTAATTGATATCAATGCTGCTGCATTAGTTTTTTCAAAAGAGTATGAAAACATAGGAAAATTTACCGCATCAATAAAGTATATTAATTATGGAGATTTTACAAAAGCTGATCCATCAGGATTAAAAACAGGTCACTTTAGTGCTAGCGATTTAGCATTGGGCATTGGCTATGCAAATAAACTTGACTACAATTTTTATTATGGAATTAATTTTAAATTCATTTATTCAGGAATAGAAAATTATTCATCAACAGGTGCTGCTTTTGATTTAGGTTTGCATTACGAAATTCCAGATAAACTATGGAACTTTGGATTTTCAATATTAAATCTGGGCTCTCAAATTAAATCTTATGCAAATATAAAGGAAGATTTACCACTTGATATTCGTTTAGGATTTTCAAAACAATTAGAAAGAGTACCAATTAGATTTTATTGGTCTTTCAATAATCTTAATGAAAAACAGAATAGTTTTTTTTCGAGATTTAGTCAAATTACTTTTGGTAGCGAAATTAAACTCGGTCAAAGTTTTAAGTTAAGAATTGGTTACGATAGCGAAAAAAGGAAGGAATTAAAAATTGGAACTACAGCTGGTTTAGCAGGATTCAATCTTGGTTTTGGTTTTAATGTTTCAAGTTACATTATAGATTATGCATACTCATCGATGGGTTCAATTGGTTCTCTTCATCGATTTGGTATTTCCACTAAATTATAA
- a CDS encoding tetratricopeptide repeat protein, with protein MPKKIINHMKFKIIFFVFISSILFGQNYDWARHDSLIKACINQIYGIEFDKAEKTIDIVIKEYPTHPSGKFFKAMITWWRILLDLEDESLDKKFYAQLQEVIDMCDKILEKNNKNIDAIFFKGGAIGFRGRLLGIRENWIKSALDGKEGLELVYKAYKADPKNIDVQLGFGIYHYYAEVIPQRYPAVKPFMVFFPQGDKKKGLRELENVAWNGRYARIEARYFLMTLNFMFENNMQEARKWGRLLLKDFPNNPNFQKYYGLTYVKENDYRTAAKIFRDIYKKCEKGLPGYNLRYKREASYYLGMDYKIRDKVDSAAYYFEICEKLSRQLDKKTESGYLINTVLYLAMLYDQMGQREKAIKYYNEVLRLRDRSNSHELARKYLKTPYRK; from the coding sequence ATGCCAAAAAAAATTATTAATCATATGAAATTCAAAATCATTTTCTTCGTTTTTATTTCTTCAATACTTTTTGGACAGAACTACGATTGGGCACGCCACGATTCTCTAATTAAAGCATGTATAAATCAAATTTATGGAATTGAATTTGATAAAGCCGAAAAAACCATTGATATAGTAATTAAGGAATATCCTACACACCCATCAGGAAAATTTTTCAAAGCTATGATTACCTGGTGGAGAATACTTCTTGATCTGGAAGATGAAAGTCTTGATAAAAAATTTTATGCCCAGCTTCAAGAAGTAATTGATATGTGCGATAAAATCCTTGAGAAGAATAACAAAAATATAGATGCTATTTTCTTTAAAGGTGGTGCAATTGGTTTTAGAGGTAGATTACTTGGAATTCGTGAAAACTGGATTAAATCTGCTCTCGATGGAAAAGAAGGTCTGGAACTGGTATATAAAGCATACAAGGCGGATCCTAAAAATATTGATGTTCAACTTGGTTTTGGAATTTATCATTATTATGCAGAAGTAATTCCCCAAAGATATCCTGCTGTAAAACCTTTTATGGTCTTTTTCCCCCAGGGAGATAAAAAGAAAGGTTTGAGAGAATTAGAAAATGTTGCCTGGAACGGTAGATATGCTAGAATCGAAGCAAGATATTTTTTAATGACACTTAATTTTATGTTTGAAAATAATATGCAGGAAGCAAGAAAATGGGGAAGATTATTGCTTAAAGATTTCCCTAATAATCCTAACTTTCAGAAGTATTATGGATTAACCTATGTAAAAGAAAATGATTATCGAACAGCAGCAAAAATTTTCAGGGATATATATAAAAAATGTGAAAAAGGCTTACCCGGATATAATTTAAGATATAAAAGAGAAGCAAGTTATTATCTGGGTATGGACTATAAAATTAGAGATAAAGTTGACTCAGCTGCATATTACTTTGAAATATGTGAAAAACTCTCTCGCCAGCTTGATAAAAAAACCGAATCTGGATATTTGATTAATACAGTATTATACCTGGCTATGCTTTATGATCAGATGGGACAAAGAGAAAAAGCAATAAAATATTATAACGAAGTTTTACGTTTGAGAGATAGAAGCAATTCACATGAATTGGCAAGAAAATATCTTAAAACACCTTATCGAAAATAG
- the lpdA gene encoding dihydrolipoyl dehydrogenase, translating to MSIKTQLAIIGAGPGGYAAAFYAADLGMQVTLIDMEKNPGGVCLYRGCIPSKALLHVAKLINEAEEADKFGINFGKPEIDINKLREFKNNVVNKLTGGLGQLGKQRKVNYINGKATFLNSNTLSVAKLDGSSETVEFEKAIIATGSIPARIPNLSINSNRVMDSTAALELSDIPERLLVIGGGYIGLELSTVYSALGSKVTVVEMLPGLLPGADRDLVAVLERKLKTKLNIYVETKVTEITEVNDGIKVKLEGKNVTEPEMIFDKVLISIGRKPVTDGFGLENTKVKVNEKGFIVVDKQLRTDDPNIYAIGDVVGNPMLAHKASAEGKVAVEAILGKKSVFEPNAIPAVVFTDPEIAWAGITETEAQSKGIKYEVAKFPWGASGRATTLDRNDGLTKLIIEPETERIIGIGLVGVNAGDLISEGTLAIEMGATVKDLELTIHPHPTLSETMMFAAEVFYGHATDLYRPKRK from the coding sequence ATGTCAATCAAAACTCAATTGGCAATTATTGGAGCAGGTCCCGGTGGTTATGCAGCAGCATTTTATGCCGCCGATTTAGGAATGCAGGTTACTTTAATAGATATGGAAAAAAATCCAGGTGGAGTTTGTCTTTATCGTGGCTGTATTCCTTCGAAAGCTTTACTTCATGTTGCTAAATTAATTAACGAAGCAGAAGAAGCTGATAAATTTGGAATTAATTTTGGTAAACCAGAAATTGACATTAATAAACTTCGCGAATTTAAAAATAATGTTGTCAATAAATTAACTGGAGGTCTGGGACAATTAGGTAAACAAAGAAAAGTAAATTACATAAATGGCAAAGCAACATTTTTGAATTCAAATACATTATCAGTTGCAAAACTCGATGGTTCATCTGAAACCGTTGAATTTGAAAAAGCTATAATTGCAACAGGTTCTATACCTGCAAGAATTCCAAATTTATCAATAAACTCAAACCGAGTTATGGATTCTACAGCTGCTCTTGAATTGAGTGATATTCCAGAAAGATTACTTGTAATAGGTGGTGGATACATAGGATTAGAATTAAGTACTGTTTATTCTGCTTTGGGGAGTAAAGTAACAGTCGTGGAAATGTTACCAGGTTTATTACCAGGAGCAGATAGAGATCTTGTGGCTGTACTGGAAAGAAAACTGAAAACAAAATTAAATATATATGTAGAAACTAAAGTAACAGAAATAACCGAAGTTAATGATGGAATAAAAGTAAAACTTGAAGGTAAAAATGTTACGGAACCTGAAATGATATTCGATAAAGTATTAATTTCTATTGGAAGAAAACCAGTTACAGATGGTTTTGGTTTAGAGAATACAAAAGTTAAAGTAAATGAAAAAGGCTTTATTGTAGTGGATAAGCAACTAAGGACAGACGATCCAAATATTTATGCAATTGGTGATGTAGTTGGAAATCCGATGCTTGCACACAAAGCTTCTGCCGAAGGAAAAGTTGCTGTTGAGGCAATTCTCGGCAAAAAATCTGTATTTGAACCCAATGCAATTCCAGCTGTTGTTTTCACAGATCCGGAAATTGCATGGGCTGGAATTACAGAAACAGAAGCTCAAAGCAAAGGGATTAAATATGAAGTCGCAAAATTTCCATGGGGTGCAAGTGGTAGAGCAACAACATTAGATCGAAATGATGGTTTGACTAAGTTAATAATCGAACCAGAAACAGAAAGAATAATAGGCATTGGACTTGTTGGAGTAAATGCTGGCGATTTGATATCCGAAGGCACACTTGCAATCGAAATGGGGGCAACAGTTAAAGATCTCGAATTAACAATTCATCCACATCCAACTTTATCGGAAACAATGATGTTTGCTGCAGAGGTTTTTTATGGCCATGCAACCGATTTGTATAGACCTAAAAGAAAATAG